The following is a genomic window from Miscanthus floridulus cultivar M001 chromosome 14, ASM1932011v1, whole genome shotgun sequence.
aagaaacacatctccggccttctttccgccctccaagccctgaagggccggggtgtaaaggggacgagGATTATCgatgcctaccatgcgaggagggtggcgccgctgatggcgcgtgtgcttcccctgcatcggatgatgcctgggatatcgtttgaggggacggtgctcgttgacgaggtgctcccttactcggaagtggcgcagcgcatcaaggaggcgatggagccgacgaaggattctgcagGTAAGGTCCTCGACATTGTATATCCGGTGCCCAGACACCCCCCAATGCGGCTGGAGCCtggattctttgaattcgtaagccctcttttcccgtgctcttttctttttcctggatctccattttttaacacttgctttgtgacgttgggaccagccgaggggacTGGTCTTCAAGGACAGTCCGGTTCTGCTGCTGAAGGACAAGGCTGTGGCgacggcgaatcgactcgcggccgagcgggccaagaaagcaagggaggagatgaagaaggcaaaatgactaaagcaggaggcacgggatcggggagaggacgtgagcagcgaggacgacgacgacgatgatgatgatgacaatgacgacgaggtagccgtcggcgtggattggggcatcctagaggatgaggacacactgacaagtggccacccatccgtgcaggggcccttccctttccacacggagggaagtgaatcgatgaggtcagtggatgccggcgagtccgccgcttcgcacgtcgtgccggccgaggaccagtggacggggggggggggggggggcgggcttGCTGCCGCCAACCCTGaggcgacgatggagaggagcagctctggtgctgcaccccgtgagacgatggaggggggcggctccgGTGCCGTGCCCGACGAGATGATGGAGAGGAGCGGCTCTAGAGCCgcgccccgtgagacgatggaggggagcgactctggtgccgcgcccgacgagatgaacccccctgccccggagcagggggcaggcttgaaACGGTCTCGCCTAGATGAGTCGGGGTAGGGATCCAGGGATCCGTCCTCAAAACatttccgccggccgaggacgtcaatgtaagctgctgattcccctgttttcatcctttttccatttctattttgacttaatggttattacctttgtgcaggttcttgcggacgggtcaccccctggggctggcgcccaagaagagtctcgcccttcaagcgggacagacaGCGTCGCCcggagtcacccctgtttcggaCAGGAGTGGTGCTGacgtcggggccgcgttggcTGACCCGACGGCGCCCGTGGTGgttcccacgcccgcggaggttactgagcgagcggcctcctccatggcggacgtggaacagccggccgagggccatataccgccggtggaggtggtcgtgaccgcgccaagccaggatcagccaggcacggtcgtggtggcgcccaagggcgtagtgcaatctgcgccaccaggggcccaggtggatccgcccgtggcgctcgaagcggcccaaacggaggagggtccagccggagggtcctcgagtgtggcggtggtgccgcacagggtcaggagggaggaaGCCACTCCCCTGCacagggggagccgccgctccagtggatggccgctcaggacccgacgttgtctattttctcgctcgatgatcatttcgagagcatggagcgggagggtcttgacatcgggatctcgaccatgctgaacgccctggaccaggccagaggagccctccgtgagatcgttatccctactactcaggtattttctgggctttcttttttcttcgtatgtttttgtgttttcgcatttctgataccagtcttcttcctcttcaggttctcGTTGCTCGTAGCCgaaataaatcccaattcctctgcgaacagaaggcggagtgggatcgcctctccgaggaggtccgactgcgagcagacatggccgcccagcttgctaccgcccaggagcgggaggcccaggcgcgtcaggacgcggaggaggcccatgggatgttcgaggatctgtcggcgaggtctaagctggatggggaggagattgccaggctccaaaaagagcgagacgagctgctgtagaggaatgtcgtggccaatgagaaggccggcgaagtcctaaaggagctggagatggagcgggaactCCGGCgggaggccgagagtagggccatggccctccagcagaaggtggacaagGACgttgaggtggtccgctctctccgggcggagctcaatgacgcggtgaaccgaaggttgagCGCTGAAAACGTCTCCAtcaagctggaaaaagaggctgcctatgcacgaagggcccttcaggttgagagcgatgagcatgatcttctacaagctgcggtcggggtggtccttaatgccctgaatgtgacggagccggtggagaccagcccgctcgcggctcgtgtcgcaggtatcacggctcgggtgggccagcttgaggagagtgcctttcacgccgggattacccaggccttcaccgtcgcccacgctcattatgagaaggagatcaacctgaaggtgatgagcgaaggcttctcgtccacctatgaggatgaagagctagaggaaatggagaagatggttgctccccttgcaaaaaacctggcagacaatctgaaagagatggttctccctccgcgggagtaattagtcgaacaattttgagaacaacttatatgtaatatgtggacaagtgtcagtatttttcgagtctggacgcggtttcgtgattttgcgtcgtaatttcgttttgtttaattttttgcgatcttaccaatctgttcccctgaattatgccgctggtcatgatgcgaggagattgtttcgaaaggaagaaaggaggtagccgtaccttaatcagcccccgagtaaggtccgacccccagcatttgctggggtcgggggttactggagatcggaactgttgttttggtgacagggtcgatgAAGTCTATGGatggcattgcaatattccctgccctgtcttccaacagaaatccccaactgagGATTTTATGGGCTcagcaaggtggggccttcgaacctgtgtccctatattgattggctcgagccctCGGGCTTTGTTTGGGTCTGACaggggtcggccgtaatttgtgtgttaccccgtcctcgattttcgtaatcggaggggctgagtaaacgacacttgcctcgacggctcgagtatcgcgctcaatgagctcactaacgggtacattcgtgtggaatctgggtccatcatttgctgatggggttggcagagccctctggtggcactccacaatttcttaacccgcctcccggcagatgcccgagccgttcgataggcttagggggcccgatggcctctcctcgatggagattctgtgggtttggctcggggttagaatcgaacgagaaaaggttgagacgtccctgtccgcttctgagcggggtcgggcaggtccgctggggctcgtctcggttatttctccctggctctgtttggcatgaggtggcctcgagcccttcgtggaccaaccttcgaacctcggcctgtggtcgcctatatcgaatgaggcgatggccgtttcgtgatgcgacacgaagcgttgggatgttttgcatatgtataatcgAAATGAAcgtggggtcggtaacgttaccttggcggtatgagtgatgaaaagctcctaccagatgtgtccgtgtggggttcggaccctgatgtttgcgatgaggttggagtaacctgcataagaatcgctattctttgtttttcgtatctcggtggtgatctgagccgtttaattaacttgggcagcctgacagcttctcctttgggagagactctataggcggacccctctgaacccttttTGAAAAGGCAGACGTTGAAGCTGGAGATGCGAGAGGcatttgagcatgatttttctggcgaatagaaacaccgtagctaccgaggcgtagggtctgctagttcgtccagtttttactcaaagttttatgcccgtatttcACATCCTTAGTTTCAAGTGTACGGAGGGggtcggcagcccccgagtgatgttcgtgttccCTCTTTTTGACGGGGTTggaagctcgagaatgaattttaacgcgtaaagtaagaaggcggagatgcttatctttctttggacgttcgttcatcgtgtcttctgggccAAACGGCCGGCAcaggagatctgaaaggtcctgtcgtcggatcgtccgtggtcctgcatggggaggtgaagggctgtctgcctatgtgggcgccttaattgccacgtCCGAAGTGGGTCaatggtgggccatacccaggcagtgctcagtttgaccaaagagggatgcCTCATCGACCGGGGTGTGTC
Proteins encoded in this region:
- the LOC136505693 gene encoding uncharacterized protein, with amino-acid sequence MERSSSGAAPRETMEGGGSGAVPDEMMERSGSRAAPRETMEGSDSGAAPDEMNPPAPEQGAGLKRFLRTGHPLGLAPKKSLALQAGQTASPGVTPVSDRSGADVGAALADPTAPVVVPTPAEVLVARSRNKSQFLCEQKAEWDRLSEERNVVANEKAGEVLKELEMERELRREAESRAMALQQKVDKDVEVVRSLRAELNDAVNRRLSAENVSIKLEKEAAYARRALQEQL